The following coding sequences are from one Aliarcobacter skirrowii CCUG 10374 window:
- a CDS encoding TonB-dependent receptor: protein MLSKKMLFLSLIASSLLFAEETTKIEKITVSANKMEENIQDVPQSITVIDEETIKQKGIKTIQDVIKEVPNMNGQNGLSGGTSSFRGLNASMFTNNNPVVIYVDGIPYYDRFDYDPSLVDAEQIEVLRGPQGTLYGKDAIGAVINITTKSPTNEWHGSIGAEYGNDNTFNTKLNTSGAIINNKLFAGINGSFYHTDGWIENHYAGIDKDANKKNNRKTSGFLLYKPTDNLSAKLTIANNYSQKNFFDGMTTDGTIAINNLSRDNAKNANFDVPTIEKSKVNSQVLNLTYELEKVKFDSTTTHKKADIDGDYDSDYISQTASDGLNQYNYTDLETYTQEFKLSSKNQDIKWVTGLYFDKEDRQQGPYGQDMSYMGGVYSANVNSDANNKTHAVFGQVMIPFLEDFELTLGGRYQKIKKDINGIATTTWNGSPMGTNGSFGKWEKTWNTFLPKAALSYKINDNLTTYASISKGYMPGGFNYFVNDLNNKEANMFDPQTSINYEIGTKYIGDSFALNTAIFRMDIEDIHIYKTVGVNFITDNAKKAHTQGVEFDGTYFLTENLSISGSLGLIQAKYDDYDNGNRKYNGEKIENTPSYTASLGVSYLADSGLYGRVDFNARGKTNYFDGANEKMVEADGAIISNAKIGYKLKNLDIYSYITNITDEEYVTFYQSKQGLAMAGFNEPRRFGVGAIYKF, encoded by the coding sequence ATGCTAAGCAAGAAAATGTTGTTTTTATCTTTAATTGCAAGTTCTCTATTATTTGCAGAAGAAACAACTAAAATTGAAAAAATAACAGTTAGTGCAAATAAAATGGAAGAAAATATACAAGATGTTCCACAAAGTATAACTGTGATTGATGAAGAGACAATAAAACAAAAAGGAATTAAAACTATTCAGGATGTAATAAAAGAGGTTCCAAATATGAATGGACAAAATGGACTTAGTGGAGGCACGAGTTCATTTAGAGGTTTAAATGCTTCTATGTTTACAAATAATAATCCTGTTGTTATTTATGTAGATGGAATTCCATATTATGATAGATTTGACTATGACCCAAGTTTAGTAGATGCTGAACAAATAGAAGTTTTAAGAGGACCTCAAGGAACACTTTATGGAAAAGACGCAATTGGTGCGGTTATAAATATAACTACAAAATCACCTACAAATGAGTGGCATGGAAGCATAGGGGCAGAGTATGGAAATGATAATACTTTTAATACAAAACTAAATACAAGTGGAGCCATAATAAATAATAAATTATTTGCTGGAATAAATGGTTCTTTTTATCATACAGATGGCTGGATAGAAAACCACTATGCTGGTATAGATAAAGATGCAAATAAAAAAAATAATAGAAAAACAAGTGGTTTTTTACTTTATAAACCAACAGATAATTTATCTGCAAAATTAACTATTGCAAACAATTATAGTCAAAAAAACTTTTTTGATGGGATGACTACTGATGGTACAATAGCAATTAATAATTTATCAAGAGATAATGCAAAAAATGCAAATTTTGATGTACCAACAATAGAAAAATCAAAGGTAAATTCTCAAGTTTTAAATTTAACTTATGAACTTGAAAAAGTTAAATTTGATTCAACAACAACTCATAAAAAAGCTGATATTGATGGAGATTATGATTCAGATTATATTTCTCAAACTGCTTCTGATGGTTTAAATCAATATAACTATACAGATTTAGAAACTTATACGCAAGAGTTTAAATTATCTAGTAAAAATCAAGATATAAAATGGGTAACTGGACTATATTTTGATAAAGAAGATAGACAACAAGGTCCTTATGGTCAAGATATGAGTTATATGGGTGGAGTTTATAGTGCAAATGTAAATTCTGATGCAAATAATAAAACACATGCTGTTTTTGGACAAGTTATGATTCCTTTTTTAGAAGATTTTGAATTAACTTTAGGAGGAAGATACCAAAAAATTAAAAAAGATATAAATGGAATTGCAACTACTACTTGGAATGGTTCTCCAATGGGAACAAATGGTTCATTTGGAAAATGGGAAAAAACTTGGAATACTTTTTTACCAAAAGCTGCTCTTTCATATAAAATAAATGATAATTTAACAACTTATGCCTCAATATCAAAAGGGTATATGCCAGGTGGATTTAACTATTTTGTAAATGATTTAAATAATAAAGAAGCTAATATGTTTGATCCTCAAACTTCAATAAATTATGAAATTGGAACGAAATATATAGGAGATAGTTTTGCTTTAAACACAGCTATTTTTCGAATGGACATAGAAGATATTCATATTTATAAAACTGTAGGTGTAAATTTTATAACAGATAATGCAAAAAAAGCTCATACACAAGGAGTAGAGTTTGATGGAACATACTTTTTAACTGAGAATTTGAGTATTTCAGGAAGCTTAGGATTAATTCAAGCCAAATATGATGATTATGATAATGGAAATAGAAAATATAATGGAGAAAAGATAGAAAATACTCCTTCTTATACAGCAAGTTTAGGAGTTTCATATTTAGCTGATAGTGGACTTTATGGAAGAGTAGATTTTAATGCTAGAGGAAAAACTAATTATTTCGATGGAGCAAATGAAAAAATGGTTGAAGCTGATGGAGCAATAATTTCAAATGCCAAAATTGGATATAAACTAAAAAATTTGGATATTTATAGTTATATAACGAATATTACAGATGAAGAGTATGTGACATTTTACCAATCAAAGCAAGGTTTAGCTATGGCTGGCTTTAATGAACCAAGAAGATTTGGTGTAGGTGCCATTTATAAATTCTAA